Within the Desulfatiglans anilini DSM 4660 genome, the region GAAGGGGAAAGGCCGTTGGATGACCGCACGGCAATTGGCTGAGATCGGCCTCGAGGGGCTGGTTGCAGCCATGCCTCTTGAAGGCGATTAATGGCCCGGATCCCAGTTTATTTTCATCCGGAAATGATTTCCCGGTAGAGCCCGGTTTCCAATCCGGAAATGAGGATTTTTCCTCACACCCTTCGGGTGCTCAGTCCCACCGCTTTGCGGCGGGTCCCGGTTTGGCCAATATCAAGGAAATGAAACGTTTGCCCGTGCGGCGACCTGCAGTCGCCGCACGGGCAAACCTGCAGGCTGACGCCGAGCTCGGCCGACAAGACCCTTTTCGGACGAACCTTTAGAAAAGGAGAATGGAGAGATTGATCATCATACCCGCGATCGACATCAAGGGAGGCCGTTGCGTACGGCTTCAGCAGGGCCTGATGTCGAAAGAAACCGTATTCTCGAATTTCCCGGAAGAGATGGCGCAACGTTGGGTGGACAAAGGGGCTCAGCGGCTTCACATCGTCGATCTTGACGGGGCGGTCCAGGGTCGTCCGGTCAATGCCGAAACCATCGCCCGAATCGTCAAGGCCGCCCGGATCCCGGTGGAACTGGGCGGGGGAATCAGGGATTTTGCCACGCTGAAGGCCTACTTCGACCTGGGCATCGCCTATGCCATCCTTGGGACCGTCGCCTTGAAGAATCCGGATTTTGTAAAAGAAGCCTGCAATGCCTTCCCCGGAAAGATCATCCTGGGAATCGACGCACGTGGCAATCGCGTCGCCGCTGAAGGGTGGACCGAGGAGTTCGCTGAAACCCCTCTCGAACTCGCCCGCAAATTCGGACCCTTCAACCTTGCCGCCATCATCTACACGGATATCTTCAGAGACGGTATGCGCACGGGACCCAACACGGAAGCCACCCGTGCCCTGGCGCGGGCATTGGACACCCCTGTCATCGCCTCCGGCGGCATCGCCGACATCAGCCACGTGGAAGAACTGCTGCAGATCGAAAAAGACGGGGTCATCGGCATGATCACCGGCCGAGCGCTCTATGACGGAACCCTGGACATCGAAGAGGCTATCCGCCTGAGCGTTGAGTTTTCTTCTTGACATAATGACATGAAAGAATATACTGAAAGTTTTCTATGAGGTTTGATATGCCTTTGGAAGCCAGGATTGCCGAAGACCTCAAGAACGCTATGAAGCAGAAGGACGAGTTACGCGTCTCCTGTCTTCGTATGCTCAAGACCGCTTTGAAGCGAAAACGGGTAGAGCTCAACCGGGACCTGACCGATGAGGAAGTGCAGGGGGTGATCGCTTCCGCCGTCCGCCAGGGGCAAGAAGCCGCCGAGGAATTCAAGGCTGGGGGACGAACCGATCTTGCTGAGAAGGAAGAAGCCGAGATCCGGATCTTTTATGAATACCTCCCGCGGCAATTGAACCCCGAAGAAATCGACGCGATCCTGAAAGAGGTCATCGCCGAGACCGGCGCCAACAGCGCCAAGGACCTGGGAAAAGTCATGAAAGCAGCCATGCCCAGGCTGGCCGGTAAAACCCAGGGCAAAGAAGTGAACGAGAGGGCGCGGCGCTTGCTCTCTTGAGATTCAGGATTATATTTTTTCGAGGGCCGCGATACACCGATTCTTATGAAGAGGGTCATGGCCACACTGCAGACAGCCAAGGAAGAAATCCGCCGCAAGGCCGATATCGTAGAATTCATCAGTCAGTTCGTTCAGCTGAAGAAGGCCGGCAAGGACTTCGTCGGATTGTGCCCTTTCCACGGAGACAACGACCCGTCCTTTACAGTCAGCCCGGACAAGCAGATGTTCCATTGCTTCGGCTGCAAAAAGGGCGGGGATATTTTCGCCTTCTGGATGGCTTATCACGGCGGCTCTTTCCCGGAGGCCATGAAGGATCTGGCGGAACGCTATCATGTGCCGATCGAGAGCGAGGCATGGAGCCCGGCTGATCAGCGCAGGGCGGATAAACGGGAAGCCCTTTTCCGAATCAACGAAGCGGCCGCGGCTTTCTTCGAGTCCAGGCTGAAGGATGGCGTTGCGGGAAAACCCGGCCGGGATTACCTCCAAAGCCGCTCCGTCTCGGAAGATGTCCGCAGTAGCCTGAGGCTAGGTTACGCACCGGACAACTGGCACGGGCTGGCGAATGAGCTGAAACGCCGTGGCGCCGACCTGTCGGCCGCCGCGGAGGCCGGCTTGATTGCTCAAGGCGAGCGGCAGGGCTATTACGATCGGTTCAGAGGGCGGATCATCTTTCCCATTTTCGACACCCGGAAAAAGCTCGTGGGCTTTGGGGGCCGCGTCCTCGGGGATGGCCATCCGAAATACCTGAATACACCGGAGACGCCTGTTTTTCACAAGGGCGCCGTCCTGTACGGCCTGCACATCGCCGTGAACCCAATCCGCCAAAGCGGCAGGGTTGTCGTCGTCGAAGGCTACATGGATTTCCTGACCCTTTTTCAGGCAGGGCTATCAGAAGTGGTCGCCACTCTCGGAACCGCGCTGACCCGCGAACATATCCGCTCTCTCAAAGGCTGCGCGAAGGAGGTCTTTCTGGTTTTCGACGCCGATGCTGCAGGCCGCAATGCGGCGCTTCGCAGCCTTCCTCTTTTTCTGCAGGAAGGCATGCAGGCGCGGGCAGCCGAACTACCCCCGGGTGAAGATCCAGACAGCCTGGTAAGAAAGGGTGGTCTGGCCTCTTTCAACCATTATCTGGAGAATGCCCCTCTGCTTTTCGATTTTTTCCTGGCCC harbors:
- the hisA gene encoding 1-(5-phosphoribosyl)-5-[(5-phosphoribosylamino)methylideneamino]imidazole-4-carboxamide isomerase — translated: MIIIPAIDIKGGRCVRLQQGLMSKETVFSNFPEEMAQRWVDKGAQRLHIVDLDGAVQGRPVNAETIARIVKAARIPVELGGGIRDFATLKAYFDLGIAYAILGTVALKNPDFVKEACNAFPGKIILGIDARGNRVAAEGWTEEFAETPLELARKFGPFNLAAIIYTDIFRDGMRTGPNTEATRALARALDTPVIASGGIADISHVEELLQIEKDGVIGMITGRALYDGTLDIEEAIRLSVEFSS
- the dnaG gene encoding DNA primase, whose product is MATLQTAKEEIRRKADIVEFISQFVQLKKAGKDFVGLCPFHGDNDPSFTVSPDKQMFHCFGCKKGGDIFAFWMAYHGGSFPEAMKDLAERYHVPIESEAWSPADQRRADKREALFRINEAAAAFFESRLKDGVAGKPGRDYLQSRSVSEDVRSSLRLGYAPDNWHGLANELKRRGADLSAAAEAGLIAQGERQGYYDRFRGRIIFPIFDTRKKLVGFGGRVLGDGHPKYLNTPETPVFHKGAVLYGLHIAVNPIRQSGRVVVVEGYMDFLTLFQAGLSEVVATLGTALTREHIRSLKGCAKEVFLVFDADAAGRNAALRSLPLFLQEGMQARAAELPPGEDPDSLVRKGGLASFNHYLENAPLLFDFFLAHKARVESPDHIEALMATLKEVLPVLAEIQEEAPRRLYVKRLAEHLHLQEEIIWPELAKVSGVKQTSTPQAAPIETVLIEKETAKRFGSDLQLLNLVLHHPEKALELSACQWRCLAADRAVIEIIEIIFRHCDSRQPPSYEELQDRLDSDEARMILRETLIRPSFFSEADALLAVTEFKHRIEQKEIAASIQKAKAEEDIDIHALDRLRKLKAQRLAELTKA
- a CDS encoding GatB/YqeY domain-containing protein, which encodes MPLEARIAEDLKNAMKQKDELRVSCLRMLKTALKRKRVELNRDLTDEEVQGVIASAVRQGQEAAEEFKAGGRTDLAEKEEAEIRIFYEYLPRQLNPEEIDAILKEVIAETGANSAKDLGKVMKAAMPRLAGKTQGKEVNERARRLLS